From one Babesia bovis T2Bo chromosome 3, whole genome shotgun sequence genomic stretch:
- a CDS encoding putative integral membrane protein: protein MEICHMFGIRTILCLTCWLFITFSQCLPFDIDKSEFTRDVQVIHGHINYGGTYRLLQTTTRVASAVVFGALKISRPFMHGTATSHVFIEEWKRDDTWLIGVTYYGNSIFGRVQRTYVVKYMRTTYRISRSMKNNFLRGPVMIRMDMSSGCVHPVIDSKIVFNGGKPTIWYYVANKIPHHNNSSFSKLWSNDNDFLISPIVNIDAASRVTGYGPSSLIGHISGFSQFDDGHTIQITLGRTGDRIYTLHIPRNHERIFTPMCIVKDLTIIGTNQRIPAGSRPIKIVIDISKKEGPSGDVVILSNIRRGEWNYSQHAILPLRNMEEIDVSVKHVGRGCDIYDVKDDEIVTHVEIFKEEFDILVYVVVNTKMLENPSIERQYVFKYNNSLSSPAYSLLDDVQGKEALRKLCRIFTLLPDDLSDLHVPSE, encoded by the coding sequence ATGGAGATTTGTCATATGTTCGGCATTCGAACAATATTGTGCCTAACATGTTGGTTATTTATAACATTTTCACAATGTCTTCCTTTTGATATTGACAAGAGTGAATTCACCCGTGATGTACAAGTCATTCACGGCCATATAAATTATGGTGGCACTTACAGACTTCTTCAGACTACCACCCGGGTAGCGTCAGCTGTCGTTTTCGGGGCTTTGAAGATTAGTCGGCCATTCATGCACGGTACAGCTACATCACATGTATTTATAGAAGAGTGGAAGCGTGACGATACGTGGTTGATAGGTGTTACATATTATGGCAACTCTATTTTCGGTCGGGTTCAACGGACATATGTCGTGAAGTACATGAGAACTACGTATAGAATATCTAGGAGTATGAAGAACAATTTTCTTAGAGGTCCTGTAATGATTCGTATGGATATGTCATCTGGTTGTGTACATCCTGTCATTGATTCTAAAATTGTATTTAATGGAGGTAAACCTACTATTTGGTACTATGTTGCTAATAAGATACCTCACCATAACAATTCATCTTTTAGCAAGTTATGGTCCAATGATAACGACTTTCTTATATCTCCTATTGTCAACATAGATGCTGCATCTCGAGTAACAGGTTATGGTCCATCTTCTTTAATAGGGCATATATCTGGATTTTCACAGTTTGACGATGGACACACAATACAAATAACTCTTGGACGTACGGGTGACcgcatatatacattgcatATTCCTCGGAATCACGAACGCATTTTCACTCCTATGTGCATTGTGAAAGACCTAACCATTATAGGTACCAATCAACGCATCCCTGCTGGTTCTAGGCCTATAAAGATTGtgatagatatatctaAGAAAGAAGGACCCTCAGGTGATGTCGTGATTTTATCGAATATACGGCGTGGTGAATGGAACTATTCGCAGCATGCTATACTCCCATTACGTAACATGGAAGAGATTGATGTAAGCGTAAAACATGTAGGGCGTGGATGTGACATATACGATGTCAAGGATGACGAAATAGTAACGCATGTTGAAATATTTAAGGAAGAGTTCGACATCTTGGTGTATGTGGTGGTGAATACTAAAATGTTAGAGAACCCATCTATTGAAAGACAATACGTTtttaaatacaacaacagTTTGTCTTCACCAGCTTACTCCCTTTTAGATGACGTACAAGGGAAGGAAGCTTTAAGGAAGTTATGTAGAATATTCACTTTACTTCCCGATGATTTAAGCGACCTTCATGTGCCGTCTGAATAG